In one Methanobrevibacter arboriphilus genomic region, the following are encoded:
- a CDS encoding MATE family efflux transporter, whose amino-acid sequence MEERKENNKNNISIITGDPKKAIRKLSWPIMVSMLVTFAYNLADTIWVAGLGTESLAALGFFMPIFLIIIGLGNGIGAGANSLIARSIGAKDKKKADNTAIHGLLITLIISIIAPIILIFFLNDILLLMGAASVASLTAEYARVILAGLIVLLFSSVGASILRSEGDVNRAMNVMVITAVLNIIIDPIFIYILNLGLAGAAYATLLSSFISSFIIFYWLIIKKDTYLNLSKESFNFDLGIIKEIVFIAIPATSEIIIFSIVSLVINFMLSFIAGPLGVAVYTAGWRIVNLAMIPHMGLGTATLTVVGAAYGARKFKKLITTYNYSVKFGLSISIVSSIIIFVFAPQIAMIFSYSETNLIPAISDFLRILSIFCIALPLGILSSSTFQGLGKAFISLTLTIQRALVFEIIFMYIFAFVLNMGTAGIWWGLSLGGLVGYLVSYIYTKIYLREVKKVYID is encoded by the coding sequence ATTGAAGAAAGAAAAGAAAATAATAAAAATAATATATCAATAATCACAGGAGATCCTAAAAAGGCTATAAGAAAGTTATCCTGGCCTATAATGGTATCAATGCTTGTTACATTTGCATATAACTTAGCTGACACTATCTGGGTAGCTGGACTTGGAACAGAATCTTTAGCAGCATTAGGATTTTTCATGCCAATATTTTTAATAATAATCGGACTTGGAAATGGTATTGGAGCAGGTGCCAATTCACTAATTGCTAGATCTATTGGTGCTAAAGATAAGAAAAAAGCAGATAATACAGCCATTCATGGTCTTTTAATAACATTAATAATATCTATTATCGCGCCTATAATACTCATATTCTTTTTAAATGATATCCTTCTTTTAATGGGTGCTGCATCTGTAGCTAGTCTTACAGCAGAATATGCTAGAGTAATATTAGCAGGACTAATTGTTTTATTATTTTCATCAGTTGGAGCTAGTATCCTTAGATCAGAAGGAGATGTAAACAGGGCCATGAATGTTATGGTTATAACAGCTGTTTTAAATATAATAATAGACCCAATCTTCATTTATATCCTTAATTTAGGATTAGCTGGAGCAGCTTATGCTACGTTATTATCATCTTTTATATCCTCATTTATAATATTCTATTGGTTAATTATAAAAAAAGATACTTACTTAAATCTATCAAAAGAAAGTTTTAATTTTGACCTTGGAATTATTAAAGAAATAGTATTTATAGCTATTCCTGCAACATCAGAAATAATAATATTCTCAATAGTTTCATTAGTAATAAATTTTATGCTCTCATTTATTGCAGGGCCATTGGGTGTTGCTGTATACACTGCAGGATGGAGAATAGTCAATTTGGCAATGATTCCACATATGGGACTTGGAACTGCTACATTAACTGTAGTAGGTGCAGCATATGGTGCTAGAAAATTTAAAAAGTTGATAACTACTTATAATTACTCTGTAAAATTTGGATTATCTATTTCAATAGTAAGTAGTATTATAATATTCGTATTTGCCCCACAAATTGCTATGATATTTAGTTATTCTGAAACAAATTTAATACCTGCAATTAGTGACTTTTTAAGAATATTATCTATATTTTGTATAGCACTTCCATTAGGAATACTATCATCATCTACATTTCAAGGACTTGGAAAAGCATTTATATCCTTAACTCTTACAATTCAAAGAGCATTGGTTTTTGAAATTATTTTCATGTATATATTTGCATTTGTATTAAATATGGGAACTGCGGGTATTTGGTGGGGTCTTTCATTAGGAGGATTAGTAGGTTATTTAGTTAGCTATATATACACTAAAATTTATCTTAGAGAGGTAAAAAAGGTATATATCGATTGA
- the surE gene encoding 5'/3'-nucleotidase SurE: MKILISNDDGINSSGILAAKEAVDELGHVTVVAPSSQQSGIGRALTLFEPLRISGVQLKDGSRGFSVSGTPTDAVTLGIFELMEEQPTLAISGINTGENIGKGELTTSGTMGAAMEAASYGIPTIAASLQVSRGDIKFEDGHVDIDYSFAKEILNKVAKKVVDKGLPEGVDLLNLNIPSNPKSDEIAITSLGNRMYNPHIEMRFDPRGKPYYWIDGTPFNGDVEGTDGYALKTLKIPTLTPLSMDFTSNLNSLSNWFD, from the coding sequence ATGAAGATTTTAATTAGTAATGATGATGGAATTAACTCCTCTGGGATTTTAGCTGCTAAAGAAGCGGTTGATGAATTAGGGCATGTTACAGTTGTGGCACCATCTTCTCAACAGAGTGGAATAGGTAGGGCTTTAACTCTTTTTGAACCTTTAAGAATAAGTGGAGTACAATTAAAAGATGGCAGTCGTGGATTTTCAGTTTCTGGAACTCCGACTGATGCTGTTACTTTAGGGATCTTTGAATTAATGGAAGAACAGCCTACTTTAGCTATATCTGGTATTAACACGGGTGAAAATATTGGAAAAGGTGAACTTACAACATCTGGAACTATGGGTGCAGCTATGGAAGCTGCTTCTTATGGTATACCTACAATAGCTGCTTCTCTTCAAGTTTCTAGAGGAGATATTAAGTTTGAAGATGGACATGTTGATATTGATTACTCTTTTGCAAAAGAAATTTTAAATAAAGTTGCTAAAAAGGTTGTAGATAAGGGGTTGCCTGAAGGTGTTGATTTATTAAACCTTAATATTCCTTCAAATCCTAAAAGCGATGAAATAGCTATTACTTCTTTAGGAAATAGGATGTATAATCCTCACATTGAGATGCGTTTTGATCCTCGTGGAAAACCATATTATTGGATTGATGGTACTCCATTTAATGGTGATGTTGAAGGAACTGATGGATATGCTCTTAAAACTCTTAAAATACCTACTTTAACCCCACTTTCTATGGATTTTACTTCTAATTTAAATTCTTTATCTAATTGGTTTGATTAA
- the ilvN gene encoding acetolactate synthase small subunit — translation MDSNKKQNNELKSHVISTLVENKPGVLQKVSSLFTRRGFNIESITVGESETKGLAAMVIISKGDEKVLEQITKQLNKLIDVVKVVDLDPNNSVKRELALIKVKTNNEQARSEIIQHANIFRGKIIDMGPSTLTIEITGDPNKINALISLLTNFGIKKIVRTGPTAIARETIL, via the coding sequence ATGGATTCTAACAAAAAACAAAATAATGAATTAAAAAGCCATGTAATCAGTACATTAGTAGAAAACAAGCCAGGTGTTCTACAAAAAGTTTCAAGTCTTTTTACAAGAAGGGGATTTAATATTGAAAGTATTACTGTTGGTGAATCTGAGACTAAAGGATTAGCTGCTATGGTTATAATTTCTAAAGGTGATGAGAAAGTCCTTGAACAGATTACAAAACAATTAAATAAGTTGATAGATGTTGTAAAAGTAGTTGATTTGGATCCTAATAATTCTGTAAAAAGAGAGTTAGCTCTTATAAAAGTTAAAACTAATAATGAACAAGCAAGATCTGAAATTATACAACATGCTAATATTTTCAGAGGAAAAATTATTGATATGGGGCCATCAACTCTAACAATTGAAATAACTGGAGATCCTAATAAGATCAATGCTTTAATTTCTCTATTAACAAACTTCGGAATTAAAAAAATTGTTAGAACTGGGCCAACAGCTATTGCTCGTGAAACTATTTTATAA